One window of the Carnobacterium maltaromaticum DSM 20342 genome contains the following:
- a CDS encoding IS6 family transposase, with translation MKKHFKGKQYDYRIIIEAIGLYYHFSLSYRDCAKIMRKFSIGVDHTTIYRWNKQYGKVLYHLWKKRNKRRTLSKSWRIDETYLKVKGKDRYLYRAIDSNGNTLDMWLRNHRDTVSTKAFMKRLIHDYGQPRSIVTDKYAPSLKAIKELKEAGILGQHVNHWKSKYLNNILEQDHRQVKGKLTSVKNFQSTYTAATTIKGIEVVSALYKESRREITLFDFSPWDEIESLFRAT, from the coding sequence ATGAAAAAACACTTCAAAGGAAAACAGTACGATTACCGAATCATTATAGAAGCCATCGGCTTATATTACCATTTTTCTTTGAGTTATCGTGATTGTGCAAAAATTATGCGTAAATTCAGTATTGGCGTGGATCACACCACTATTTACCGCTGGAATAAACAATACGGGAAAGTTCTTTATCATTTATGGAAGAAACGAAACAAACGAAGAACGCTATCTAAATCCTGGCGGATTGATGAAACGTATCTGAAAGTAAAAGGAAAAGATCGTTACCTATATCGAGCCATTGATTCTAACGGGAATACCCTAGATATGTGGCTGCGAAATCATAGAGATACCGTCTCCACAAAAGCCTTTATGAAGCGATTAATCCATGATTATGGGCAGCCACGTTCGATTGTGACAGATAAATATGCCCCCTCATTAAAAGCTATTAAAGAGCTGAAAGAAGCAGGCATTCTGGGTCAACACGTGAATCACTGGAAGTCCAAATATCTCAATAATATCTTAGAACAAGATCACCGACAGGTGAAAGGGAAACTCACTTCCGTGAAGAATTTCCAATCTACCTACACAGCAGCTACAACAATTAAAGGTATTGAAGTGGTATCTGCTTTATACAAAGAGAGTCGAAGAGAAATTACGCTTTTCGACTTTTCCCCATGGGATGAAATTGAAAGTCTATTCAGAGCGACATGA